In Streptomyces qaidamensis, one DNA window encodes the following:
- the murJ gene encoding murein biosynthesis integral membrane protein MurJ: protein MRDQALARMFGAGSATDAFLVAWTVPEFAATLLIEDGLAIALIPAFSMALARRAQGVPGDPVRSLVAGTLPRLALAFAAVAALLAAFAPQVVRVLAPGLPDPALAVDCTRLTATCVLTFGLAGYCSAALRAHRRFLAPAAIYVAYNTGIITCVLVLGTRWGVRAAAAGVAIGGCLMVVAQLPVLWRLLRARPVAGSTGAESGGRPMGVALLAAVLLFALCRQSQVLIERFLGSTLPSGAISHLNYAQKIAQIPMTLSLMLCTVTFPVVARALADGDTERARSRVERDLALAACVMLAGASVVVACAPQIVELLFQRGAFTGQDTAATVRVMRVYALGLLGHTLVGALIRSYFSAGRVTWYPLGAMAVGLAVTGGIGAGAVGPWGVMGIAAANAAGITVTAALLLAGMGPRSIPIRIRRVLAELSRPVGAAAVATPAGAWAAGQASAPVASLLAGALTIGAVFLLLGRALGDQGCVTALASLRSLSRRLPHGRSR from the coding sequence GTGCGGGATCAGGCGCTGGCCCGGATGTTCGGGGCCGGGAGCGCGACGGACGCGTTCCTCGTGGCGTGGACCGTGCCCGAGTTCGCCGCCACGCTGCTCATCGAGGACGGGCTGGCCATCGCGCTGATCCCGGCCTTCAGCATGGCCCTGGCGCGGCGGGCGCAGGGCGTCCCCGGCGACCCGGTCCGCTCACTGGTCGCCGGTACGCTGCCCCGGCTCGCGCTGGCCTTCGCCGCCGTCGCCGCGCTGCTGGCCGCCTTCGCCCCGCAGGTCGTGCGCGTCCTGGCGCCGGGCCTGCCCGACCCCGCGCTCGCCGTGGACTGCACCCGGCTCACCGCCACCTGCGTGCTGACCTTCGGCCTCGCCGGGTACTGCAGCGCGGCCCTGCGCGCCCACCGCCGGTTCCTGGCACCGGCGGCCATCTACGTCGCCTACAACACCGGCATCATCACCTGCGTCCTCGTCCTGGGCACGCGGTGGGGCGTGCGCGCGGCGGCGGCCGGGGTGGCGATCGGCGGCTGTCTGATGGTCGTCGCGCAACTGCCCGTGCTGTGGCGCCTGCTGCGGGCCCGGCCGGTGGCCGGATCCACCGGCGCGGAGAGCGGCGGCCGCCCCATGGGGGTCGCTCTGCTCGCCGCCGTGCTGCTGTTCGCGCTGTGCCGGCAGTCCCAGGTGCTGATCGAGCGGTTCCTCGGCTCCACCCTCCCCTCCGGTGCCATCTCGCATCTCAACTACGCGCAGAAGATCGCCCAGATCCCCATGACCCTGTCGCTGATGCTGTGCACGGTCACCTTCCCGGTGGTCGCGCGCGCCCTGGCCGACGGGGACACCGAGCGGGCCCGCAGCCGGGTCGAGCGGGACCTGGCCCTGGCCGCGTGCGTGATGCTGGCCGGTGCCTCCGTCGTCGTGGCCTGCGCCCCGCAGATCGTCGAACTGCTCTTCCAGCGGGGCGCGTTCACCGGCCAGGACACGGCGGCGACGGTCCGGGTGATGCGCGTGTACGCCCTGGGCCTGCTCGGGCACACGCTGGTCGGCGCCCTGATCCGCTCGTACTTCTCGGCGGGGCGCGTCACCTGGTACCCGCTCGGCGCGATGGCCGTCGGACTCGCCGTCACCGGCGGGATCGGCGCGGGAGCGGTGGGCCCGTGGGGCGTCATGGGCATCGCCGCGGCCAACGCCGCCGGTATCACCGTCACGGCCGCCCTGCTGCTCGCCGGTATGGGCCCGCGCAGCATCCCGATCCGCATCCGGCGCGTGCTGGCCGAGCTGAGCAGGCCCGTGGGGGCGGCGGCCGTCGCGACGCCCGCCGGTGCATGGGCCGCGGGCCAGGCCTCCGCTCCCGTTGCTTCCCTCCTCGCCGGCGCGCTCACCATCGGCGCCGTCTTCCTCCTGCTCGGCCGGGCCCTGGGCGACCAGGGCTGCGTCACCGCGCTGGCATCCCTCCGTTCCCTCTCACGAAGGCTCCCTCATGGCCGCTCCCGTTGA
- a CDS encoding polysaccharide deacetylase family protein, whose product MAAPVDSPDTDTRTRPAPALFIAMYHSVGDPTDDPYRITVTPERLDRQLGWFGRRGLRGVSMAELLAARARGEGRDLVGLTFDDGYADFVSEALPVLRRHDCGATLFVLPGRLGGDNAWDPLGPRKRLLTADGVRQAAAEGVEIGSHGLTHVDLTKADDVTLKSEAEGSRTVLAELTGAEPAGFCYPYGTLDQRAVDAVREAGYAYACAIDPGPLGGPHALPRVHIGQNDTAARLFLKYRLHRLRRRPVEEPR is encoded by the coding sequence ATGGCCGCTCCCGTTGATTCCCCGGACACCGACACCCGCACCAGACCCGCTCCGGCCCTGTTCATCGCGATGTACCACTCCGTCGGCGACCCCACGGACGATCCCTACCGCATCACGGTCACGCCCGAGCGGCTGGACCGGCAGCTGGGCTGGTTCGGACGGCGCGGGCTGCGGGGCGTGTCCATGGCCGAGCTGCTCGCCGCCCGGGCCCGGGGCGAGGGCCGTGACCTGGTCGGGCTGACCTTCGACGACGGCTACGCCGACTTCGTCTCCGAGGCCCTGCCCGTCCTGCGTCGGCACGACTGCGGCGCGACCCTGTTCGTGCTGCCGGGCCGGCTCGGCGGCGACAACGCATGGGATCCGCTGGGCCCGCGCAAGCGGCTGCTGACCGCCGACGGCGTCCGGCAGGCCGCGGCCGAGGGCGTCGAGATCGGCTCGCACGGCCTCACACACGTCGACCTGACCAAGGCGGACGACGTCACCCTGAAGTCGGAGGCCGAGGGCAGCAGGACCGTCCTCGCGGAGCTGACGGGCGCCGAGCCCGCCGGTTTCTGCTACCCGTACGGCACGCTCGACCAGCGGGCCGTCGACGCCGTCCGGGAGGCCGGATACGCCTACGCCTGCGCCATCGACCCCGGCCCGCTCGGCGGTCCGCACGCCCTGCCCCGGGTGCACATCGGCCAGAACGACACGGCCGCACGGCTGTTCCTGAAGTACCGGCTGCACCGGCTGCGCCGCCGACCCGTCGAGGAGCCGCGGTGA
- a CDS encoding glycosyltransferase, giving the protein MKALHIITGLGVGGAEQQLRLLLRHLPVDCDVVTLTNPGTVAAGLAADGVRVLDLGMAGNRDLAALPRLVRVIRSGGYQLVHTHLYRACLYGRIAARLAGVRAVVATEHSLGDSQMEGRPLNAGVRALYLAGERLGRTTVAVSPTVAERLKRWGVPGPRIEVVPNGVDVARFRFDEARRLDTRRRLGLPDDAYVIGAVGRLTPGKRFGVLVRALAQLPADHRLLLVGGGPEEDVLRRTARAAGVADRVLFTGERPCVPDGTPGPDLPSLTAAMDVLASPSPEEAFGLAIVEALASGLPVLYSSCPALEDLPPSAAPAARRVTGGPDAYARALTDVRRQGPPPRTAPEAARHYCITRSAARLMDVYAAAVARPLSPSFQEARTS; this is encoded by the coding sequence GTGAAGGCTCTGCACATCATCACCGGCCTCGGCGTGGGCGGCGCCGAGCAGCAACTGCGGCTGCTGCTGCGGCATCTGCCCGTCGACTGCGACGTGGTGACCCTGACCAACCCTGGCACCGTGGCCGCGGGGCTCGCCGCCGACGGGGTGCGGGTCCTCGACCTCGGCATGGCCGGCAACCGCGATCTGGCCGCGCTGCCCCGCCTGGTGCGGGTCATCCGGTCGGGTGGCTACCAGCTCGTGCACACCCACCTCTACCGGGCCTGCCTCTACGGCCGCATCGCCGCGCGTCTCGCGGGGGTCCGGGCGGTCGTCGCCACCGAGCACTCCCTCGGCGACTCGCAGATGGAGGGCCGCCCGCTGAACGCCGGGGTGCGCGCCCTGTACCTGGCGGGCGAGCGGCTCGGCCGTACGACGGTCGCCGTCTCCCCCACGGTCGCCGAGCGGCTGAAGCGCTGGGGCGTGCCGGGGCCGCGGATCGAGGTCGTGCCCAACGGGGTCGACGTGGCCCGCTTCCGCTTCGACGAGGCCCGCCGCCTCGACACCCGCCGCAGGCTCGGCCTGCCGGACGACGCCTACGTCATCGGCGCCGTCGGCCGCCTCACCCCCGGCAAGCGCTTCGGCGTGCTCGTCCGGGCGCTGGCGCAACTCCCCGCCGACCACCGGCTGCTGCTGGTCGGCGGCGGGCCGGAGGAGGACGTGCTGCGCCGCACCGCCCGCGCGGCCGGGGTCGCCGACCGCGTGCTGTTCACGGGCGAGCGCCCCTGCGTCCCGGACGGCACACCGGGCCCCGACCTGCCGTCGCTGACCGCCGCGATGGACGTCCTCGCCTCGCCGTCCCCGGAGGAGGCGTTCGGCCTGGCGATCGTGGAGGCCCTGGCGTCCGGCCTGCCGGTGCTCTACTCCTCCTGCCCGGCGCTGGAGGACCTGCCGCCGTCCGCCGCGCCCGCCGCCCGGCGCGTCACCGGCGGCCCCGACGCCTACGCCCGCGCCTTGACGGACGTACGACGGCAGGGCCCCCCACCGCGCACCGCACCCGAGGCCGCCCGCCACTACTGCATCACCCGCAGCGCCGCGCGGCTCATGGACGTGTACGCCGCCGCGGTCGCCCGCCCCCTGTCCCCCTCCTTCCAGGAAGCCCGCACCTCATGA
- a CDS encoding GNAT family N-acetyltransferase: protein MTYTAQLVTDERAFAGLAADWERLHRRCASATPFQSHAWLHSWWQSYGGRGRLRLVLVRHDGALVAAAPLMRVRRPLPALVPLGGAISDYGDVLLDDEHGEGALAALTGALAASARAALIDLREVRPGGAAEQVYERWAGPRSRVNDSVCLELPAVPMGELIARLPSKTQQRLRAKLRRLDALGIQRHVVSPGEVETALLRLLELHRLQWEGRKVTSEHLRTRFREHLVRSVGPMVRSGNAVVTEFRLDGEVVAVDLTLLSPRLAGGYLYGAHPGLRDRKADVAAMLLDSTATHTKDGTPATLSLLRGNEPYKHHWRPRMVVNQRLLLARRRTAPLLTAALCDAAARRRGKELLRRLRERGGS, encoded by the coding sequence GTGACCTACACCGCCCAACTGGTCACCGACGAGCGGGCCTTCGCCGGCCTGGCCGCCGACTGGGAGCGGCTGCACCGGCGGTGTGCGTCCGCCACCCCGTTCCAGAGCCACGCGTGGCTGCACTCGTGGTGGCAGTCGTACGGCGGGCGCGGCCGGCTCCGGCTGGTGCTGGTGCGGCACGACGGTGCGCTGGTCGCGGCGGCGCCGCTGATGCGTGTACGGCGCCCGCTGCCGGCGCTGGTGCCGCTCGGCGGGGCGATCTCCGACTACGGGGACGTGCTGCTGGACGACGAACACGGCGAGGGGGCGCTGGCCGCGCTCACCGGCGCGCTCGCGGCCAGCGCCCGGGCCGCGCTGATCGACCTGCGCGAGGTCCGGCCGGGCGGCGCGGCCGAACAGGTCTACGAGCGGTGGGCCGGGCCCCGAAGCCGGGTGAACGACTCGGTGTGCCTGGAGCTGCCGGCCGTGCCGATGGGTGAGCTGATCGCGCGGCTGCCGTCGAAGACCCAGCAGCGGCTGCGCGCCAAGCTGCGCCGGCTGGACGCGCTCGGCATCCAGCGCCACGTCGTCTCCCCCGGGGAGGTGGAGACGGCCCTGCTGCGGCTGCTGGAGCTGCACCGGTTGCAGTGGGAGGGACGGAAGGTGACGTCGGAGCACCTGCGGACCCGGTTCCGTGAGCATCTCGTGCGGTCGGTCGGCCCGATGGTGCGCTCCGGGAACGCGGTGGTCACCGAGTTCCGGCTGGACGGCGAGGTCGTGGCCGTGGACCTGACGCTGCTGTCGCCCCGGCTCGCGGGCGGCTATCTGTACGGCGCCCATCCGGGGCTGCGCGACCGCAAGGCGGACGTGGCGGCGATGCTGCTCGACTCGACCGCCACCCACACCAAGGACGGCACGCCCGCGACGCTGAGTCTGCTGCGCGGCAATGAGCCCTACAAGCACCACTGGCGTCCGCGGATGGTGGTGAACCAGCGGCTGCTGCTGGCCCGGCGGCGCACGGCGCCGCTGCTGACGGCGGCGCTGTGCGACGCGGCGGCCCGGCGGCGGGGCAAGGAGCTGCTGCGGCGCCTGCGGGAACGCGGCGGGTCCTGA
- a CDS encoding glycoside hydrolase family 26 protein has product MATQQRRARSRRLVFVAAAVAAAAALTSGHTVAAGAGPARSAEPPAPATAATPTSPASTPVSPAAPAGSPVPSASPASTASPAPAAAVPAFGAYLDYGPRGVARMAQLSTWLGGAELRVGHTYLPGDRWSNIEGLPGFLDVWANWRRERADRLLVLNVPMMERNEEGVSDWEVRRLLRQGAEGRFDHHFRRLAQRLVELGVPDTVLVLGWEMNGITYTHRCGPDPEAWKQYWNRIVTTMRSVPGQKFRFDFTPSRGRDAVPWTQCYPGDETVDIIGMDAYDQPRGMSFDEQVKEPYGLQHHVEFAKARGKAISFPEWGLFRNGDNPEYMKRMLAWMDEHKPLYQTLTDYCPHGVWQCDDNPRASQIYRSFLFGRDDRPDPAPTTPAPTTPAPTTPAPTTPVPTPPAPTPERPANCSPLSLGDWVEYWIGGKLCLRLDWWSRTS; this is encoded by the coding sequence ATGGCCACACAGCAGCGACGCGCACGGTCCCGGCGGCTGGTATTCGTCGCGGCGGCGGTCGCCGCGGCGGCGGCGCTGACGTCCGGTCACACGGTCGCCGCGGGCGCCGGACCGGCGCGGTCCGCCGAGCCGCCCGCACCGGCCACCGCCGCGACACCGACATCCCCCGCGTCGACACCGGTGTCCCCGGCCGCCCCGGCCGGATCGCCCGTACCCTCGGCTTCCCCCGCTTCGACCGCTTCCCCGGCTCCCGCCGCGGCCGTCCCGGCCTTCGGCGCCTACCTCGACTACGGGCCCCGGGGTGTGGCCCGGATGGCCCAGCTCAGCACCTGGCTCGGCGGTGCCGAGCTGCGGGTCGGGCACACCTACCTGCCGGGCGACCGCTGGAGCAACATCGAAGGGCTCCCCGGCTTCCTCGACGTGTGGGCGAACTGGCGTCGCGAGCGGGCCGACCGGCTGCTCGTCCTCAACGTGCCCATGATGGAGCGCAACGAGGAGGGCGTATCGGACTGGGAGGTGCGCCGGCTCCTGCGCCAGGGCGCCGAGGGCCGGTTCGACCACCACTTCCGCAGGCTCGCCCAGCGGCTGGTCGAGCTGGGGGTGCCGGACACGGTCCTGGTGCTCGGCTGGGAGATGAACGGCATCACCTACACCCACCGCTGCGGGCCGGACCCGGAGGCCTGGAAGCAGTACTGGAACCGGATCGTCACCACCATGCGCTCGGTGCCGGGCCAGAAGTTCCGGTTCGACTTCACCCCGAGCCGCGGCCGGGACGCCGTTCCCTGGACGCAGTGCTACCCCGGGGACGAGACCGTCGACATCATCGGAATGGACGCGTACGACCAGCCGCGCGGCATGTCGTTCGACGAACAGGTGAAGGAACCCTACGGGCTGCAGCACCACGTGGAGTTCGCCAAAGCCCGCGGCAAGGCCATCTCCTTCCCGGAGTGGGGACTCTTCCGCAACGGCGACAACCCCGAGTACATGAAGCGCATGCTCGCGTGGATGGACGAGCACAAGCCGCTGTACCAGACGCTCACGGACTACTGCCCGCACGGCGTGTGGCAGTGCGACGACAACCCCCGGGCCTCCCAGATCTACCGGTCTTTCCTCTTCGGCCGCGACGACCGGCCGGACCCGGCCCCCACGACCCCCGCCCCCACGACCCCGGCCCCCACCACCCCGGCCCCCACCACCCCGGTGCCCACCCCTCCGGCCCCCACCCCGGAGCGCCCGGCGAACTGCTCGCCGCTCAGCCTCGGAGACTGGGTCGAGTACTGGATCGGCGGCAAGCTGTGCCTGCGCCTCGACTGGTGGTCGCGCACGAGCTAG
- a CDS encoding chaplin, producing the protein MRQTLSRGMVAAAAATGILSLCGGAALADSSADGVTKGSPGAASGNTVQAPVEVPVNACGNTVDVVAALNPAFGNSCANEADTHGGHSDRGHGRDRHEASGPGGGNDAFHGRGEDGSHGRGEVWPRGDGEGRSRGDGEAWPRGDGEGRSHGDGGYGDDDGGYGDDDGGYGYGDTPPTKPPHTPPHTPPPTEPPHTPPSTEPPHTPPPGGHQSTPPGTPPGDHHTPPPPGGQEQPPSLPETGAEALYGAAATSAALIVSGVVLYRRGRAASHR; encoded by the coding sequence TTGCGACAGACCCTGAGCAGGGGAATGGTCGCGGCAGCGGCTGCGACGGGCATCCTGTCCCTGTGCGGCGGCGCCGCTCTCGCCGACTCGTCGGCCGACGGAGTCACGAAGGGATCGCCGGGCGCAGCGTCCGGCAACACCGTCCAGGCGCCGGTCGAGGTACCGGTGAACGCCTGCGGCAACACCGTCGACGTCGTCGCCGCACTCAACCCGGCCTTCGGCAACTCCTGTGCCAACGAGGCGGACACCCACGGTGGTCACAGCGATCGCGGCCACGGGCGCGACCGCCACGAGGCCTCCGGGCCCGGGGGCGGCAACGACGCGTTCCACGGACGCGGCGAGGACGGGTCCCACGGACGCGGCGAGGTCTGGCCCCGCGGTGACGGCGAGGGCAGGTCCCGCGGTGACGGCGAGGCCTGGCCCCGCGGTGACGGCGAAGGCCGGTCCCACGGTGACGGCGGCTACGGGGACGACGACGGCGGCTACGGGGACGACGACGGTGGCTACGGCTACGGCGACACCCCTCCGACGAAGCCCCCGCACACGCCTCCGCACACCCCGCCGCCGACCGAGCCCCCGCACACACCCCCGTCGACCGAGCCCCCGCACACACCCCCGCCGGGCGGCCACCAGTCGACACCCCCGGGTACGCCCCCGGGCGACCACCACACCCCGCCACCCCCCGGCGGTCAGGAGCAGCCGCCCAGTCTCCCCGAGACCGGCGCCGAGGCCCTGTACGGGGCCGCGGCCACCAGTGCCGCGCTGATCGTGAGCGGTGTGGTGCTGTACCGGCGAGGTCGGGCAGCGTCCCACCGCTGA
- a CDS encoding chaplin: MKKSAAVVAGAIMALGMAGPAIADSGAQAAAVGSPGVLSGNVIQIPVHIPINVCGNTVNIIAALNPAFGNECEND; encoded by the coding sequence ATGAAGAAGAGCGCTGCTGTCGTCGCAGGCGCGATCATGGCTCTGGGCATGGCCGGTCCGGCCATTGCCGACTCGGGTGCCCAGGCGGCCGCCGTCGGCTCCCCGGGTGTCCTCTCCGGCAATGTGATCCAGATTCCCGTGCACATCCCGATCAACGTGTGCGGCAACACCGTGAACATCATCGCCGCCCTGAACCCGGCGTTCGGCAACGAGTGCGAGAACGACTGA
- a CDS encoding rodlin translates to MLKKAMVAAAAAASVIGMSVAAAPQALAVGDDSGPSVANGNGASSSFGNSATKGDMSPQLSLVDGTLNKPCLAVQDLDVGVAALIGVVVQDIPVLSDHVQQQCADNSTNAKRDGALNHILEDLSVLSANGG, encoded by the coding sequence GTGCTCAAGAAGGCAATGGTCGCCGCGGCGGCCGCCGCCTCAGTCATCGGAATGTCGGTGGCGGCAGCTCCCCAGGCTCTTGCCGTCGGGGACGACTCCGGACCGTCCGTCGCCAACGGGAACGGCGCCTCGTCGTCGTTCGGCAACTCGGCGACCAAGGGCGACATGAGCCCTCAGCTCTCGCTGGTCGACGGCACGCTCAACAAGCCCTGTCTCGCCGTTCAGGACCTCGACGTCGGTGTCGCCGCCCTCATCGGCGTGGTGGTCCAGGACATCCCGGTCCTGTCGGACCACGTCCAGCAGCAGTGCGCGGACAACTCCACGAACGCCAAGCGGGACGGCGCGCTCAACCACATCCTGGAGGACCTGTCGGTCCTGTCGGCGAACGGCGGCTGA
- a CDS encoding rodlin has protein sequence MIKKVIATAAIAASVMGASAAAAPQALAVGDDSGPTAVNGNGAMQSFGNSSTYGNMSPQMALIQGSFNKPCIAVNDLPIGVGALIGIPIQDIPILSDHQQQQCAENSTNAKRDGALAHLLEDVSILSANGD, from the coding sequence GTGATCAAGAAGGTTATTGCCACTGCGGCGATCGCCGCTTCCGTCATGGGAGCCTCCGCTGCCGCGGCCCCGCAGGCGCTCGCTGTCGGCGACGACAGCGGCCCGACGGCCGTGAACGGCAACGGGGCGATGCAGAGCTTCGGCAACTCGTCCACGTACGGCAACATGAGCCCGCAGATGGCGCTGATCCAGGGCTCGTTCAACAAGCCGTGCATCGCGGTGAACGACCTGCCGATCGGTGTCGGTGCCCTCATCGGTATCCCGATCCAGGACATCCCGATCCTGTCGGACCACCAGCAGCAGCAGTGTGCGGAGAACTCCACCAACGCCAAGCGCGACGGTGCGCTGGCGCACCTGCTGGAGGACGTGTCGATCCTGTCGGCGAACGGCGACTGA